In a genomic window of Lepisosteus oculatus isolate fLepOcu1 chromosome 3, fLepOcu1.hap2, whole genome shotgun sequence:
- the fkrp gene encoding ribitol 5-phosphate transferase FKRP, with translation MRVSFCQGLLTGAIALNLLILYYVSRAQQQMMEKRREPGKGLPKKAPLPAAGMSIGMGMGISGNSRSPGVTVLLREFEDFENYVQEVAHSFLRHRPELTFLVVADTLPYPPLQLPEGVRLVVLKPAPDQPPQVSRPEFFIQTEYVLFVPDGVELDLGRQLDRLVRELEGEGGGPVRLVAAPVLSRSAVQCLHLRVSLREWTATYTPAASGSSGSVCTALRGDAVVLTRTEDLFNLSSPLARPLMTSLFIQTSLRGWKVKLLEGPSFGSNRRPLFGSAHNQWKADSRLKEYTARLLREFGIKRVINPDGKEQWFGCNKEMPRCFGTIHDDTPEYLYLERWTPPCCLRALRETAKYVINILESSGVRYWLEGGTLLGAARHQDIIPWDFDVDLGIYLEDVPNCDYLKNLDSGSLVDANGYVWERAVEGDFYRVQFSEANHLHVDLWPFYPRNGVMTKDTWMDHKQDVEFPEHFLHPLVPVQFAGITAYAPNNYRSFLELKFGEGVIENPQYPNPAKKRLDRSRL, from the coding sequence ATGAGAGTGAGCTTCTGCCAGGGCCTCCTAACTGGGGCCATAGCTCTGAACCTGCTGATCCTCTACTATGTGTCCCGGGCCCAGCAGCAGATGATGGAGAAGCGCAGGGAGCCGGGGAAGGGTTTGCCAAAAAAGGCACCCCTGCCCGCAGCTGGGATGAGTATTGGGATGGGCATGGGTATCAGTGGCAATAGCAGGAGCCCTGGTGTCACAGTTCTGTTGCGTGAGTTTGAAGACTTTGAGAACTATGTGCAGGAGGTGGCACATTCTTTCTTGCGACATCGCCCTGAGCTAACGTTCTTGGTGGTGGCGGACACTCTCCCTTACCCACCCCTGCAGCTGCCGGAGGGGGTGCGTCTTGTGGTCCTGAAGCCTGCTCCAGACCAGCCCCCGCAAGTGTCTCGGCCAGAGTTCTTTATTCAAACGGAGTACGTCCTTTTTGTGCCAGACGGCGTGGAGCTGGACCTGGGGAGACAGTTGGATCGGTTGGTTAGAGAGCTGGAAGGGGAGGGCGGGGGGCCAGTACGACTGGTGGCGGCCCCAGTCCTGTCCCGGTCGGCAGTGCAGTGCCTCCATTTACGAGTGAGCCTGAGGGAGTGGACAGCCACCTACACCCCAGCAGCGTCAGGGAGCAGTGGCAGTGTGTGCACAGCCCTGCGTGGGGATGCTGTAGTCCTGACCCGGACAGAAGACCTCTTCAATCTTTCCAGCCCTCTTGCCCGGCCGCTCATGACCTCTCTGTTCATCCAGACTTCCTTGCGGGGATGGAAGGTCAAGCTTCTGGAGGGGCCCTCTTTCGGCTCGAACCGCAGGCCTCTCTTCGGCTCAGCTCACAATCAGTGGAAGGCTGACAGCCGCCTGAAGGAGTACACGGCACGGCTGCTACGCGAATTCGGGATAAAGCGGGTTATTAATCCAGATGGAAAGGAGCAATGGTTTGGTTGCAACAAGGAGATGCCCCGATGCTTTGGGACAATCCATGATGACACCCCCGAATATCTCTACTTGGAGCGCTGGACACCCCCCTGCTGTCTGCGTGCCCTACGGGAGACAGCTAAGTATGTCATCAACATCTTGGAGAGCTCAGGAGTCCGTTATTGGCTGGAAGGGGGGACTCTCCTGGGTGCTGCCCGCCACCAAGATATTATTCCCTGGGACTTTGACGTAGACCTGGGCATTTACCTGGAGGATGTACCCAACTGCGACTACCTGAAGAACTTGGACTCCGGCTCCCTTGTGGACGCCAATGGCTATGTGTGGGAAAGGGCAGTAGAGGGGGATTTTTACCGGGTTCAGTTCAGCGAGGCCAACCACCTGCATGTGGACCTTTGGCCTTTCTATCCCCGCAACGGTGTGATGACCAAGGACACCTGGATGGACCACAAGCAGGATGTGGAATTCCCTGAGCATTTCCTGCATCCCCTGGTTCCTGTCCAGTTTGCCGGAATAACCGCCTATGCACCCAACAACTACCGTAGCTTCTTGGAACTCAAGTTTGGGGAAGGGGTGATAGAAAACCCCCAGTACCCCAACCCTGCTAAAAAACGACTGGACAGAAGTAGACTCTGA